The bacterium DNA segment AAAATGACCTGGTAATGATTCTGGGTAAAGGGCATGAGACCTATCAGGTATTAAAAGACACAGTTGTCCCCTTTGATGACAGACAGGTTGCGAAAAAATATTTATTAAATTTCTAAAATGTAGTAGATTGTCGGTATGGAATCGTTGTATGTAAACGAGATAATAGAAGCTACTAAAGGGCAGCTTGTCAAGGGCGATCAAAATTTCCAGATTAGAAGCATATCAATAGACTCCCGCAGTATAAAAAAAGGTGACTTATTTATTGCAATTAAGGGAGATAATTTCGATGGCCACGATTTTATCGGTAATGCCATAAAAAGTGGCGCATCAGGAATTATTCTTTCCAGCCTGCATTCTCCTCTCAAAACTTTATCCCCAGCTTTTATTATTAAAGTAAGCAACACTCTTAAAGCTCTCCAGAATTTAGCAAAGTATTATAGGTTGAAATTTGATATCCCGATTATTGGTATTACAGGCAGTAACGGCAAAACCACTGTTAAGGATATGACAGAGGGCATACTCTCTCAGAAGCTCAAAATAACAGGGACAATAGGGAATTATAATAATCAAGTCGGGGTTCCGCTTACAGCGTTTAGACTATCGAAAGATACGAGTGCTGGTATCTTTGAAGTGGGAATAAGTTCATATGTGGAAATGGAAAATCTTGGAGAGATTATCTATCCGGATATTGCAGTTATAACGAATATAAACATAGCTCATATGCAGTATTTCAAGACAGTTAGAGGCTTGGTAAACGCAAAAGCAAAACTGTTGGACTTTGTTACTAAAGAAGGCGCTGTAATCTTAAATGCGGATGATAAATATTTTAGCTTTCTTAAAGCCAATGCAAAATGCAGGGTTATATCGTTTGGCATAAAGAACAAGGCTGATGTTATGGCTGAGAATATTAGTTTATTACCTGCAGGTACAAAATTTCTTTTAAATGGCGCTGTTAAAATAACTCTGCCGGTACCCGGAATTCATAATGTCTATAATGCATTAGCTGCTGCCAGTGTTTCTTTGCAGTTTTGTGAAGATCTAAACCTTGTAAGAGACGGCTTGAGGAACTTCAAACCTCCAGAGATGAGAATGCAAATGATAAAGATAAAAGATCTTGTTATAATAAACGACGCATATAACGCAAACCCAGCTTCAACCAGAGCGGCTTTAGAAGTGCTCAGAAATGTTAATTCAAATCCCAACGGGACAAAAAATAGAAAAGTTTTTATTTTTGGTAATATGCTTGAGCTTGGCGCCTGTGAGGTGTCAGAGCATAGGAAGGTTGGAAAATTTGTTACGGAATCTCAAATAGACATATTTATAACTATAGGAAAACTAGCTGGATTATCAGCTGCTACTGCAGAAGAGAATGGTCTCAGTGGAAACAAAATATTCTCATTCAAAAACACAGAGGAGGTTGGAGAAAAATTATTGAGCATACTGCAAAGTAATGATACTCTGTTATTAAAAGGTTCAAGAGCAATGCATCTTGAAAACATACTTGAAATACTAAAGGATTCGTAATGTTTTATCATCTTTTTTATTCACTCAGCAATGTATGGAGCGGATTTAATGTTTTTAAGTATATTACATTCCGCGCAGGAGGCGCAGCTACAACTGCGCTTCTGTTGAGTATATTTCTTGGGCCATGGGTAATAAGAAAATTGCAGGATTTGAACATTGGGCAATATATCAGAAAAGGAGAATGTCCTGACCTGTTCACT contains these protein-coding regions:
- the murF gene encoding UDP-N-acetylmuramoyl-tripeptide--D-alanyl-D-alanine ligase, with protein sequence MESLYVNEIIEATKGQLVKGDQNFQIRSISIDSRSIKKGDLFIAIKGDNFDGHDFIGNAIKSGASGIILSSLHSPLKTLSPAFIIKVSNTLKALQNLAKYYRLKFDIPIIGITGSNGKTTVKDMTEGILSQKLKITGTIGNYNNQVGVPLTAFRLSKDTSAGIFEVGISSYVEMENLGEIIYPDIAVITNINIAHMQYFKTVRGLVNAKAKLLDFVTKEGAVILNADDKYFSFLKANAKCRVISFGIKNKADVMAENISLLPAGTKFLLNGAVKITLPVPGIHNVYNALAAASVSLQFCEDLNLVRDGLRNFKPPEMRMQMIKIKDLVIINDAYNANPASTRAALEVLRNVNSNPNGTKNRKVFIFGNMLELGACEVSEHRKVGKFVTESQIDIFITIGKLAGLSAATAEENGLSGNKIFSFKNTEEVGEKLLSILQSNDTLLLKGSRAMHLENILEILKDS